Proteins from one Anastrepha obliqua isolate idAnaObli1 chromosome 2, idAnaObli1_1.0, whole genome shotgun sequence genomic window:
- the LOC129239379 gene encoding ATP synthase subunit delta, mitochondrial gives MSFVKNARYLATRGTRMIQKRGFADEMKLTFAAANQTFYDQAEVRQIDVPSFSGSFGILAKHVPTLAVLKPGVVQVIENDGKTSKFFVSSGSITVNEDSSVQVLAEEAHKVEDIDVSEAKQLLSQYQSQLNSAASDEAKAEAAIAVECAEALVRAAE, from the exons ATGTCTTTTGTAAAGAATGCTCGGTACTTAGCGACTCGCGGTACACGTATGATACAAAAGCGTGGATTTGCCGATGAAATGAAATTGACTTTTGCCGCTGCTAATCAAACTTTTTACGATCAAGCAGAAGTGCGACAAATTGATGTTCCTTCATTCAGTGGAAGCTTTGGCATCCTTGCGAAGCATGTACCAACTTTGG CTGTTTTAAAGCCCGGCGTGGTGCAAGTTATCGAAAACGATGGAAAAACCTCAAAATTTTTCGTGTCTAGTGGCTCAATTACAGTAAATGAAGATTCTTCTGTCCAAGTTTTGGCTGAAGAAGCACACAAAGTTGAGGATATTGACGTATCGGAAGCAAAACAGCTTTTGTCACAGTATCAATCGCAATTAAATTCCGCCGCTAGTGACGAA GCCAAGGCGGAGGCTGCCATTGCTGTTGAGTGTGCTGAAGCTCTTGTCCGGGCTGCAGAATAA
- the LOC129238786 gene encoding uncharacterized protein LOC129238786 isoform X1, whose protein sequence is MLPVKSSRIFQYYLDNFFKFPKEIKNDIVYCQRSFKAHIKVHQMVIDVFQQEEDADPAQKQRILDEIESELYEINAEQHFLLLRLRRIIDEFTKLVKKNDVPMDYTATNAWISRELVPLVNDSSIEIFPATVLSRSTEQKLIEKYFEVQKEKVVYEIEDSDEEDNSVILSNEMKGMRCIKYNSNSTMFSENIPADGTCPLQSPSENSNSLSQMSLLKPISQRMVGNVGMVSAGFEGFQDASKFLQMNLIEEKNTGGNPENMGLPSEDPPHLPDTLSKIGDSLEPLIDLPVSKNVKISRLNLRQALNKARTENMVAKAAANMLARSGPSSTSSIETSAANHTAKKYEIRTRAARNNASSAVSIATVSKERNTELNSSSEDSNPERIPTPPQPHLGFMEYGEERTLPEHYGQEMFLRLFQLFTPTVLVQMQQRRSKRKRRTVHNNERADFHYGRIEYGSYPPPEKKRKAFLLSPQIKRVLQSKRPKRSNAEKSEDTVPSRSSSSSPDEKRCCNECLKSGDCFDQCIECKGYYHQLCHPEDDEKSSTYKKASVLQNTQQKLCPACRRSQSRLVNKAEAQYQNLHSTAQELEKKLAHEKDRRASLQQESKMYKLQMRNLFNIVNTIKSDQENDSSG, encoded by the exons ATGCTGCCCGTGAAATCTTCTCGTATCTTTCAATATTATTTGGATAATTTCTTCAAGTttccaaaagaaataaaaaatgatatcgTTTATTGTCAACGGTCTTTTAAAGCACACATCAAAGTACACCAG atgGTTATTGACGTGTTTCAACAGGAGGAGGACGCA GATCCTGCTCAGAAACAGCGAATTTTGGATGAAATTGAATCGGAGCTTTACGAGATAAATGCTGAGCAGCATTTTCTATTGCTGCGATTGCGTCGAATAATTGATGAATTCACGAAACTGGTGAAGAAGAACGATGTTCCTATGGATTATACGGCAACAAATGCTTGGATTTCAAGAGAATTAGTGCCACTTGTAAATGATTCCTCTATTGAAATATTTCCTGCAACAGTACTGTCTCGGAGTACAGAACAAAAACtaatcgaaaaatattttgaagtacagaaagaaaaagttgtttatgaAATTGAAGATTCTGATGAGGAGGACAATTCGGTTATACTTTCTAATGAAATGAAGGGTATGCGATGCATTAAATATAATTCTAATAGCACCATGTTTAGTGAAAATATACCCGCTGATGGTACATGCCCATTACAAAGCCCCAGCGAGAACTCGAATAGTTTGTCCCAAATGTCTTTGTTAAAGCCAATTTCTCAAAGAATGGTAGGCAATGTTGGGATGGTTTCAGCAGGTTTTGAAGGATTTCAAGATGCTTCTAAATTCCTACAAATGAATCTTATAGAAGAAAAGAATACTGGTGGTAATCCAGAAAACATGGGGTTGCCATCTGAAGATCCCCCACACTTACCCGATACTTTATCGAAAATTGGCGATTCCTTGGAGCCGCTAATTGATTTACCTGTATCAAAGAACGTAAAAATTAGCCGTTTGAATCTACGACAAGCTCTTAACAAGGCACGCACAGAAAATATGGTAGCAAAAGCAGCTGCAAACATGCTAGCTCGTTCGGGTCCCTCTTCAACTTCATCAATAGAAACATCTGCAGCCAACCATACTgcaaaaaagtatgaaattagAACAAGAGCGGCAAGAAATAATGCCAGTAGTGCAGTATCTATTGCAACTGTTTCGAAGGAGCGCAATACTGAATTGAACTCATCATCTGAAGATTCCAATCCTGAACGTATTCCAACACCTCCTCAACCTCATTTAGGTTTCATGGAATATGGAGAAGAGCGAACATTACCAGAACATTACGGACAAGAAATGTTTTTACgtctttttcaacttttcacCCCTACCGTTCTTGTCCAGATGCAACAACGGCGCTCAAAACGCAAACGGCGTACTGTACATAACAACGAACGAGCTGACTTTCACTATGGCCGTATTGAG TATGGTAGCTATCCTCCGcccgaaaaaaaaagaaaagctttTTTACTTTCACCACAAATAAAACGCGTTTTACAGTCGAAGCGTCCGAAACGTAGTAATGCTGAAAAAAGTGAAGATACTGTACCATCACGATCTAGTTCGAGTTCACCGGATGAAAAACGTTGTTGCAATGAGTGCCTCAAAAGCGGCG ATTGCTTTGATCAATGCATCGAGTGTAAAGGGTATTATCACCAATTATGTCATCCGGAAGATGACGAGAAGTCAAGTACTTATAAAAAGGCTTCAGTTTTACAAAATACCCAGCAAAAATTATGTCCGGCTTGTAGGCGTTCGCAATCAAGACTAGTGAATAAGG caGAAGCACAATATCAAAATTTGCATTCCACGGCACAAGAGCTTGAAAAAAAACTCGCTCACGAGAAGGACCGACGTGCCAGCTTACAGCAAGAAAGTAAGATGTACAAATTACAAATGCGCAACCTGTTTAACATCGTTAATACTATAAAAAGTGATCAGGAAAACGACAGTTCAGGATAG
- the LOC129238786 gene encoding uncharacterized protein LOC129238786 isoform X2, translating into MLPVKSSRIFQYYLDNFFKFPKEIKNDIVYCQRSFKAHIKVHQMVIDVFQQEEDADPAQKQRILDEIESELYEINAEQHFLLLRLRRIIDEFTKLVKKNDVPMDYTATNAWISRELVPLVNDSSIEIFPATVLSRSTEQKLIEKYFEVQKEKVVYEIEDSDEEDNSVILSNEMKGMRCIKYNSNSTMFSENIPADGTCPLQSPSENSNSLSQMSLLKPISQRMVGNVGMVSAGFEGFQDASKFLQMNLIEEKNTGGNPENMGLPSEDPPHLPDTLSKIGDSLEPLIDLPVSKNVKISRLNLRQALNKARTENMVAKAAANMLARSGPSSTSSIETSAANHTAKKYEIRTRAARNNASSAVSIATVSKERNTELNSSSEDSNPERIPTPPQPHLGFMEYGEERTLPEHYGQEMFLRLFQLFTPTVLVQMQQRRSKRKRRTVHNNERADFHYGRIEYGSYPPPEKKRKAFLLSPQIKRVLQSKRPKRSNAEKSEDTVPSRSSSSSPDEKRCCNECLKSGDCFDQCIECKGYYHQLCHPEDDEKSSTYKKASVLQNTQQKLCPACRRSQSRLVNKEAQYQNLHSTAQELEKKLAHEKDRRASLQQESKMYKLQMRNLFNIVNTIKSDQENDSSG; encoded by the exons ATGCTGCCCGTGAAATCTTCTCGTATCTTTCAATATTATTTGGATAATTTCTTCAAGTttccaaaagaaataaaaaatgatatcgTTTATTGTCAACGGTCTTTTAAAGCACACATCAAAGTACACCAG atgGTTATTGACGTGTTTCAACAGGAGGAGGACGCA GATCCTGCTCAGAAACAGCGAATTTTGGATGAAATTGAATCGGAGCTTTACGAGATAAATGCTGAGCAGCATTTTCTATTGCTGCGATTGCGTCGAATAATTGATGAATTCACGAAACTGGTGAAGAAGAACGATGTTCCTATGGATTATACGGCAACAAATGCTTGGATTTCAAGAGAATTAGTGCCACTTGTAAATGATTCCTCTATTGAAATATTTCCTGCAACAGTACTGTCTCGGAGTACAGAACAAAAACtaatcgaaaaatattttgaagtacagaaagaaaaagttgtttatgaAATTGAAGATTCTGATGAGGAGGACAATTCGGTTATACTTTCTAATGAAATGAAGGGTATGCGATGCATTAAATATAATTCTAATAGCACCATGTTTAGTGAAAATATACCCGCTGATGGTACATGCCCATTACAAAGCCCCAGCGAGAACTCGAATAGTTTGTCCCAAATGTCTTTGTTAAAGCCAATTTCTCAAAGAATGGTAGGCAATGTTGGGATGGTTTCAGCAGGTTTTGAAGGATTTCAAGATGCTTCTAAATTCCTACAAATGAATCTTATAGAAGAAAAGAATACTGGTGGTAATCCAGAAAACATGGGGTTGCCATCTGAAGATCCCCCACACTTACCCGATACTTTATCGAAAATTGGCGATTCCTTGGAGCCGCTAATTGATTTACCTGTATCAAAGAACGTAAAAATTAGCCGTTTGAATCTACGACAAGCTCTTAACAAGGCACGCACAGAAAATATGGTAGCAAAAGCAGCTGCAAACATGCTAGCTCGTTCGGGTCCCTCTTCAACTTCATCAATAGAAACATCTGCAGCCAACCATACTgcaaaaaagtatgaaattagAACAAGAGCGGCAAGAAATAATGCCAGTAGTGCAGTATCTATTGCAACTGTTTCGAAGGAGCGCAATACTGAATTGAACTCATCATCTGAAGATTCCAATCCTGAACGTATTCCAACACCTCCTCAACCTCATTTAGGTTTCATGGAATATGGAGAAGAGCGAACATTACCAGAACATTACGGACAAGAAATGTTTTTACgtctttttcaacttttcacCCCTACCGTTCTTGTCCAGATGCAACAACGGCGCTCAAAACGCAAACGGCGTACTGTACATAACAACGAACGAGCTGACTTTCACTATGGCCGTATTGAG TATGGTAGCTATCCTCCGcccgaaaaaaaaagaaaagctttTTTACTTTCACCACAAATAAAACGCGTTTTACAGTCGAAGCGTCCGAAACGTAGTAATGCTGAAAAAAGTGAAGATACTGTACCATCACGATCTAGTTCGAGTTCACCGGATGAAAAACGTTGTTGCAATGAGTGCCTCAAAAGCGGCG ATTGCTTTGATCAATGCATCGAGTGTAAAGGGTATTATCACCAATTATGTCATCCGGAAGATGACGAGAAGTCAAGTACTTATAAAAAGGCTTCAGTTTTACAAAATACCCAGCAAAAATTATGTCCGGCTTGTAGGCGTTCGCAATCAAGACTAGTGAATAAGG AAGCACAATATCAAAATTTGCATTCCACGGCACAAGAGCTTGAAAAAAAACTCGCTCACGAGAAGGACCGACGTGCCAGCTTACAGCAAGAAAGTAAGATGTACAAATTACAAATGCGCAACCTGTTTAACATCGTTAATACTATAAAAAGTGATCAGGAAAACGACAGTTCAGGATAG
- the LOC129238787 gene encoding uncharacterized protein LOC129238787: MYKQLVLASFLLFYVQISNGLLRRCYQCRSRGELGSCKDPFNYNATDVENEPGLSAIPCASGWCGKVIEGGGTYAVDDYDQAIQRMCVQRGPDDNQDRCANTVYNYKKVYMCFCQGDLCNYGSTTSLNIFALGITVFAIIHNCLY, from the exons atgTATAAACAATTAGTACTTGCATCATTTCTGCTTTTTTACGTGCAAATATCGAATG gttTGTTACGACGCTGTTATCAGTGCCGTTCTAGAGGGGAGCTTGGGAGCTGCAAAGATCCATTTAATTATAACGCAACTGATGTTGAAAATGAACCCGGTCTGTCGGCTATACCCTGTGCATCTGGCTGGTGTGGAAAGGTGATCGAAGGTGGTGGCACATATGCCGTAGACG atTACGACCAAGCGATTCAGCGAATGTGCGTACAGCGCGGACCAGATGACAACCAAGATCGATGTGCGAATACAGTTTACaactataaaaaagtgtatatgtGCTTTTGCCAAGGAGATCTATGCAATTATGGGTCGACTACTAGCCTCAACATTTTTGCGTTGGGAATTACGGTCTTTGCAATAATACataattgtttatattaa